The following coding sequences lie in one Helicoverpa armigera isolate CAAS_96S chromosome 8, ASM3070526v1, whole genome shotgun sequence genomic window:
- the LOC110379720 gene encoding putative inorganic phosphate cotransporter isoform X2, with translation MGCCGIRHIQVFLLFTGLVTAFTMRINMSMAIVAMTSESTFDWSMQTQSVILSSFLWGYIILQIPSGMLAARYGGKILLIMCIGINSVVSLLIPYIAHKAGWKGLCFCRFLQGLFQGGTYPATHYLVSKWIPIEEKGRCVSFVYAGAFLGMGLQLLASGFIIDMWEWPAIFYSNGIVGIIWLLCYTFVGSDSPQKSKMISPEERLLIQTSLGQVGEQMTLKTPWKAILTSVPFYALLIMHSGHNWGFWTLMTEIPSYMGQILNIHIKTNGVVSSIPYFTTYALSFVFGFATDYALRHKWCSTATCRKVSNSIGEFGPAIMLIVLCQVPPGHTTACIVLLALVVGLNAGNLTGFLITHIDMAPNFAGRLMGLTNFAATGVGLIAPLVAGAILKDEILSSGT, from the exons A TGGGTTGTTGCGGAATCAGGCACATTCAAGTGTTTCTTTTATTCACTGGCCTAGTGACGGCATTCACGATGAGAATAAACATGAGTATGGCAATAGTCGCAATGACGAGTGAGAGT ACCTTTGATTGGAGCATGCAAACTCAAAGCGTAATACTTTCATCTTTCCTTTGGGGATACATTATACTCCAAATCCCTAGCGGTATGTTGGCTGCTAGATATGGAGGGAAAATTCTTCTGATAATGTGCATTGGTATCAATTCTGTAGTGTCGCTATTAATACCCTATATAGCACACAAG GCGGGTTGGAAAGGACTTTGCTTTTGTCGATTCTTGCAAGGTCTCTTTCAAGGCGGCACATATCCAGCTACACATTATTTAGTTAGTAAATGGATCCCCATTGAGGAAAAGGGACGATGCGTATCTTTTGTTTATGCAG GGGCCTTCCTTGGAATGGGCTTGCAGCTGTTGGCTTCTGGTTTTATAATTGATATGTGGGAATGGCCAGCAATCTTTTATTCCAATGGTATAGTGGGCATTATTTGGTTGCTTTGTTATACGTTTGTCGGATCTGATAGTCCACAGAAGTCCAAAATGATTAGTCCAGAGGAAAGACTGTTAATACAAACTTCATTGGGACAAGTTGGTGAACAGATG ACTTTGAAAACCCCGTGGAAGGCGATCCTCACTAGTGTCCCGTTCTATGCTCTGCTGATAATGCACAGCGGGCACAACTGGGGCTTTTGGACTCTTATGACAGAAATACCTTCGTACATGGGCCAAATACtgaatattcatataaaaacg AACGGTGTGGTATCATCTATCCCCTACTTTACAACGTATGCTTTAAGCTTTGTATTTGGCTTTGCGACGGATTATGCTCTTAGACACAAGTGGTGCAGCACTGCGACTTGCAGGAAAGTGTCGAACTCCATTG GTGAATTTGGTCCAGCCATAATGCTAATAGTTCTGTGTCAAGTGCCACCAGGTCATACGACTGCGTGTATAGTTTTGCTCGCGCTTGTGGTCGGACTCAATGCGGGAAATTTGACGGGATTTTTG ATCACGCACATCGATATGGCTCCAAACTTCGCGGGTCGTCTCATGGGGCTGACCAACTTCGCCGCCACTGGTGTAGGACTTATTGCACCCTTAGTTGCCGGAGCTATACTGAAGGATGAG ATCCTAAGCAGTGGCACATAG
- the LOC110379720 gene encoding putative inorganic phosphate cotransporter isoform X1: MGCCGIRHIQVFLLFTGLVTAFTMRINMSMAIVAMTSESTFDWSMQTQSVILSSFLWGYIILQIPSGMLAARYGGKILLIMCIGINSVVSLLIPYIAHKAGWKGLCFCRFLQGLFQGGTYPATHYLVSKWIPIEEKGRCVSFVYAGAFLGMGLQLLASGFIIDMWEWPAIFYSNGIVGIIWLLCYTFVGSDSPQKSKMISPEERLLIQTSLGQVGEQMTLKTPWKAILTSVPFYALLIMHSGHNWGFWTLMTEIPSYMGQILNIHIKTNGVVSSIPYFTTYALSFVFGFATDYALRHKWCSTATCRKVSNSIGEFGPAIMLIVLCQVPPGHTTACIVLLALVVGLNAGNLTGFLITHIDMAPNFAGRLMGLTNFAATGVGLIAPLVAGAILKDEKDPKQWHIVFYLASAIYIASNLIFVIFGSNKIQAWNNPAKDIS, from the exons A TGGGTTGTTGCGGAATCAGGCACATTCAAGTGTTTCTTTTATTCACTGGCCTAGTGACGGCATTCACGATGAGAATAAACATGAGTATGGCAATAGTCGCAATGACGAGTGAGAGT ACCTTTGATTGGAGCATGCAAACTCAAAGCGTAATACTTTCATCTTTCCTTTGGGGATACATTATACTCCAAATCCCTAGCGGTATGTTGGCTGCTAGATATGGAGGGAAAATTCTTCTGATAATGTGCATTGGTATCAATTCTGTAGTGTCGCTATTAATACCCTATATAGCACACAAG GCGGGTTGGAAAGGACTTTGCTTTTGTCGATTCTTGCAAGGTCTCTTTCAAGGCGGCACATATCCAGCTACACATTATTTAGTTAGTAAATGGATCCCCATTGAGGAAAAGGGACGATGCGTATCTTTTGTTTATGCAG GGGCCTTCCTTGGAATGGGCTTGCAGCTGTTGGCTTCTGGTTTTATAATTGATATGTGGGAATGGCCAGCAATCTTTTATTCCAATGGTATAGTGGGCATTATTTGGTTGCTTTGTTATACGTTTGTCGGATCTGATAGTCCACAGAAGTCCAAAATGATTAGTCCAGAGGAAAGACTGTTAATACAAACTTCATTGGGACAAGTTGGTGAACAGATG ACTTTGAAAACCCCGTGGAAGGCGATCCTCACTAGTGTCCCGTTCTATGCTCTGCTGATAATGCACAGCGGGCACAACTGGGGCTTTTGGACTCTTATGACAGAAATACCTTCGTACATGGGCCAAATACtgaatattcatataaaaacg AACGGTGTGGTATCATCTATCCCCTACTTTACAACGTATGCTTTAAGCTTTGTATTTGGCTTTGCGACGGATTATGCTCTTAGACACAAGTGGTGCAGCACTGCGACTTGCAGGAAAGTGTCGAACTCCATTG GTGAATTTGGTCCAGCCATAATGCTAATAGTTCTGTGTCAAGTGCCACCAGGTCATACGACTGCGTGTATAGTTTTGCTCGCGCTTGTGGTCGGACTCAATGCGGGAAATTTGACGGGATTTTTG ATCACGCACATCGATATGGCTCCAAACTTCGCGGGTCGTCTCATGGGGCTGACCAACTTCGCCGCCACTGGTGTAGGACTTATTGCACCCTTAGTTGCCGGAGCTATACTGAAGGATGAG AAAGATCCTAAGCAGTGGCACATAGTATTTTACCTGGCTTCAGCTATATACATCGCCTCGAATTTGATATTCGTCATATTCGGTAGCAACAAAATACAGGCCTGGAATAATCCTGCTAAAGACATTTCATAG